In Macrobrachium rosenbergii isolate ZJJX-2024 chromosome 27, ASM4041242v1, whole genome shotgun sequence, the genomic stretch atcgtataatcaaggccaccgaaaatagatcactcgttcggtggtctgggtataatgctgtatgagccacggcccatgaaactttaaccacgggccggtggtggtctgggtatatctttgccagatgcacgattttgactaacgttaaccttaaatgaaataaaaactactgaggctagagggctgcaatttggtatgcttgatgattggagggtggatgatcaacataacaatttgcaatcctttagcctcagtagtttttaagatctgagggcggacggacagacaaagccggcacgatggttttacagaaaactaaaattgttagCAGGTGGAACATCTATAACTGCCTGCCCTACAGCACTTCCGGAGCAGTTGTCGTTCGTATTGCTTCGTGGACAAACAAGAGAGGATTGACTCCATTTGGGAACATTAATTTGTTTCCAGAAAAGTACTCCAAGTAAGTCTACTCTAGTTGTTGAATAtattaaatgtgaaaaaagtaCTTATATTTCACCCTTTGCAAATAcgattttgaagatttttgtcAATCAGGTAATCATAATTTTTTAGCGCTAGTTCCTGTCCTAAATTCGTAAACTCTGGGTTACTTTGTTGCCTTTAAATATCTCCAACTATTCGTGATTTTCCTGTACCTTGGCTTCATTTTATCTCATTACCTCAAGCATTCATAAGGAAATGCAGATTATCTCATAGTTGTCAAGTAACAAACGCTACCGCTGACAGTTTGACGATTTTTGCTGATTTCCTGACAGTGTGATTTTGAAGCTGGGTAGTGCTTTAAATTTAGTTCAAATACTCAGAGGACCAGTGATACAACTCTCCCGAATTCCAGGGAGatcttttaatgttaataataataatgatgatgataataacaatacaaaagaAGGCAATAACGTTCAACTTAGTACTGGCAAAATTGGTTAATACCAATCATATTAATGCTAATGATATGATAATAGTAACGAATGGCTTTATGTGGCAACAAATAagctaatgataaaaattaacattgCCTCAAATTTATTGTTGCCATTATTTCTTCTCATGAAATTGCTTGCCTATCTtcgtaagcatatatatatatatatatatatatatatatatatatatatatatatatatatatatatatatatataaggtatagaTAGGTGAACGGGTAGCCAGGAAAATTATATGcgaaatatttttaagtatacaAGGGTCTCATGTTAGTAAGACCATATTAAGAATGCTTTTATGAATGAGGAATATGTAACAGCGAAGCCAGATTACACAGTAATTCTGAAACGCTGTACCGTCATCATCTGCCAAATCCCTCGAAAGCActctaataatgaaataaattccaGCTTCCACGGAGCAACCGTAAACATCACGGCCCTGACCTACGCCCCTTATTGGACTACCATAAAGACTGACAACCCAGACGGAACAGTTACTGAGACTTACAAAGGGACTGACGCCATGCTTCTCAAAGCCATAGCGGGAGCCCTCAACTTCAAGGTTTACAACATTCCGACTAAAAACTGGGATGAGGTAAGAACACATGACAGAGCAGAGTTTCATACATGCTTGCAAGCGCGCACACATTCAGTCAGGTGCCTGATTCACCAAATTCTTGAAGGAATGTTTAATCACACATTTCAATATATTATTAGTCACACCATGCAAATATAACACGTACTGTACAACATTTTTGCAAGTGGATTGCCATGTCAGCTCCTTTATAAAATCGCTTTCATCCTGTTAGATACAGGTAAGTCAAGTAATTTAAGTATTTGGACAGTTATTTTGTCACTTGGAAGAGAAGTGTAACTAAGCGCTGACCGTCTAAAAAGCGAATAGGTTACGAGGTGCTCTAGGCAAACCTGGAAAAGAAATATCTCTCCTCATTAGTGAgtaaaaaagggttaaaaagagTAAAGGTGAGAGAAGACAGGCATTTCGACGTGACTTCCCTCGCTAAGGAATATCACATCACTCAAAATTAAGTAGACACAGTAAGTGAACAAATACTATTTTTGATAAGAAATCAAGTAGACAAATTAACTGAGAACTATCTTATTTTCCCTCCTCAGGTTGCCCAGAGAGTGACGGAGAGAGCCTCCTTCATCGCCCCCGTGGAACATTTCGTGTTCCCCCAACGCATGGACCGCTACGATTACTCTTACGCATATGAATTCGCTTCCATGGCCTTCTGCGCCTCCAAGCCCAAGCTAAGCCCCAAATGGGAAGCACTTTATTACCCGCTGGCAGATGCTGTCTGGCTGGCCGTTTTGGTTGTGTTGCTCATTGTACCTGTTATGTTGTTTGCGGTAAGATCGTGGAAAACAGCTCTTCATTTCAGATATAAATGATCATGTTTCGCATTTTTAGTAACCTTTATTTTTACCACGTTGTATACCGCATTACAATGACTTTTCATGccaacaattttattatttccagtgATCAATCACTGAACTGGTTTGTTGTAGAGACATTTTGGTTGAAATGTAGGCCTATAGCAAATTCCGTGTCATTATTCGCAAGTTAGTTCAATATCAAGTCGAAATCTGTTGGTATACTTGAAAGCAGAGATCACTAGCATCTCAGGTTTTCGTATTTCATTAATTGGTAACCATTTTTAAACTAGATAATTAGTAGCTAcatttaaactaaataaataaaatgtatcgTGAACCAGTCGAAAGGAGGAGGTGAAGCATTTAAATCTTTGCTTTCCAGCTAAACCGCATCAGCCATTCTCTCCATCAAGCCAAGAGGATCAGGACTGGCTTCGTGGCAGAGGTGATAGTGGGCACCCTTTTATCCCAGCCCCTCTCCAAATGGTTGCCCATGACCGCTTCTGTACGTGTCCTGATGACTACTTGGCTCGTCTTTGCGTTCATCATCGGGACAGTCTACAGGGGAAACCTCACTGCATCCCTAACCTTGCCCAAGTACCCACCTAGGGCTGAAACCATAGGGGACCTAATCAAAACTGTGGacaggtttgtttatttttgcggTGGACAGGTTATCTATGCGGGCATACTAAAGTATCGTGATTATGTTAAGTAACGAAGGAAATAATTATGATATCACGATCCGACTTCATTGCCAGTTTCGGCAATATAACCATTCCATATTTGTCATCATGCTgtaataaattcacatttttccAGCTGTACTAAAGACGAAAAATTAATAACCTATAAATCGTTAACGAATGTTTCACACGTTACCATCACAGAAACATTTCTTTCGATGTTGTATTTTTGTATCCAATTATATACGTTTGGATACTATATATCCAATTTTCTTTCAGCGTAATCTCTCCCCCATACGGAGGAGAATTCCGAGCATTTTTTCTACAGTCAGATTCTGTGGAATTCCAGACTCTTGCTCGATTAATGGATGTGGGGCCTACAGTCATGGAAGGACTCCAAAGAGCGGCCGACAATAAGTAAGTTTTTTGGGagtctaatttttcttttcctccaataAAATCGAAGACATCTGTTAAAAGTAAGGATGCCTgtcaaattctttataaaaaccaCAGGGCCAGGCGTAAAAGATGTTCCGGACTTAACTGTAACAGTATCATTTGCTGGGTTGTGACAGTCTCCACATGGCGGTATTTTGATATCCTGTCGATGTCACTTTTTGACCTTTGCTAGGTGATCGGCTTGATTTCCTTATGCTGCAGTGATTCATGATCTTGATTTGCCTTTGCGTGAACGAatgtgcaattttatttttatattccgtTTACTTGAATTGTCTGTAAGTCTATTTCAATTTCACCAAACAAATTGTGACTTATTTGTCATCGAAAATACTTGTCGGTTTCATGAGTCATTGGCAGGGAAAAGCTTTTAATTAAATTCCCTTCTTCACAGTGAAGCCTACCTGGACGCGAGGCGATATATCGAACTAAATATTGCCCAGTACTTCACCAGAGCAGACGGAAGCACGAAGTTGTACGTTGGAAGGGAGAACGTTATGCCTGGGCTTGCTGCCTGGCCCATTCCCTATGACGCCCCGTTCAGATCCCAGTTAGACAGGCTCATGGTGGCTGTTCTTGAGGTAAAAAGACTGCATATCtaaaatatgcgtgtgtgtgtgaaaaatattcttatgaaCTAGTGAAGAGTGCTCTCGCAGGACAGTAGAGATTACATTGCAAATCATTGTCCCATGTTATAGAAGAATGCTAATGTAATAAAGactttaatgaaggaaaatattccaGCTCCCAAATAGGCTTGATTCCTGCCCTTTAGTTAcctcaacttaaaaaaaaaaaaaaaagttgtagacCATGCTATGGGATTGTGGGTCGTGTTAAGGGGCGAGAgtatgtaaaaagaaataaagcttATAATATATGGAGGCCATGTTGaccttttctgttttatgtaacCAGAGGTAAGGCCTTTCAAGGTGAATTGTCGATGCAGTATACAGTGAGTTAGGAGGGTTGAAAGATTCAGAAATACAGCGGAAGGGTGAAAAAGTTAGCATAGGAGACAAAATGGAGCTGAATGTTTAGAACTGGTTTGTTTGCttgtaaagaatgaaagaggGTGGTTTGAAGGGAAGTACGTATAAACTGgaagtgttgggaggagagaAAGACAATTGACAAAAAAGGTTGGTTAGACGAGGTGTAACCCAGAACTCACTGAGTGAACAATTGAGTAAAGTCACTGTGAATCACCTGTTTTCCCACAGGGAGGACTGTATGAAAAATGGGGAGTTGACACACTAAACGAAGCCAGGCTTGAGAGTCAAAGGAGGCAGAAGCAGCTCCAGGTGCAACAGGCAGCAGAGGAGAAGTTGCCTACTGACGACGAAGAGCAGATTATACGATCTCTCACCATCACTCACTTGCAAGGACCTTTCTTGCTCCTCATTCTCGGCTTGGCTATGGCTGCTTTCTCTCTGGTTGGGGAAATTGTTGCTCAGAATCAtgcataatataattacattgaATAATATTTAAGATCTTGTCCTCGAAGCGTAAACTGGAGGCGTTTTGCTTCACTAAACTTCAGTTTCACAGTGAAATGGGCTACTTTTCATATAGCAGATGAGATGTACAGAAATGTTCTTCTGTATTTCGTAATGGAAGAAATAAAGTGGGGTTTTAAGTTTGTATTGCATAAGCTCTAACTGATAAATGCATCAGTTCAGAATAGTTTGATATAAACAATCAGTCGACCATAATAAAACTACTGAACAGTACTAGAACTTTGTTTTATAGCCATACCACCACAAAATCTATTTCAGGTTCCTTGTGAATTTAAAATAAGATAGGATCATCTCTTCATTTTTCAGCATGTGTTATTAACAATGGAACGAAAACATACCAAAAGCAAGCTAACTGATGACTAACCTTCAACtcaaatcagttattttttgtttaaatattgctGAGATTCAGATTCTTCTCCCTACCCCCGTTTTCCTCGAATCTTCAAAGACgaatattttttgcttctggTGTGATTAGGTCCCTCTCTTTTCCTTGCCCCCACCTGTTACTATGGAACTATTTTACTGACTCTTCATCCAAAACTGAGGAGACAAAATTTCTTGTTTACGTCTCTTTGTATTACTATATCCAACACTGAGATCATCCAGTTAATCTTGAAATATATCCGCTAATTCGAAACTGCATGAAGCATCACTCAACTTAGAACCCATTATTTCTACAGCCATATCATGATCGCTTCGCCTGTAAAAcgtttcatcatcattatcctttCCATTCCCGAAAGAACGTTTGAAATGACAGGCGTTGCATCATTACCAGCTGCCTTGGGCTCATTTCAGTAGGCAGCCAGATGTTATTGGGAACTTTTTGCAAAGCGTCTTGACCAGAATTTCATGTTAAAAGGTTCTTTCATAGCCTATATGATGCACTCGGGTATAACGCACAGATTTGTCACATTAGTTCATTGTAATAAAAGCTGTATGTGCAGTTAGTTAGACCGtggttcatgataaaaaaaaatggtgatttgTCTAATGAAATACGTTCTTAAGTTTGAAGTTCCAGTGTATTCCCTTACTACTGAAGTTCACTTGACAATTACATCTAATTTTGGTTCTTAGGGGTTTTAGATTAAGAAGTCTCCATAAAACAGGTCCACTAGCCTCAAACATGAAAGAGTAATCTTCAGTTATAACATGTTGCAAAATTTCTATATGCTAAACTTTACTTACCGGGCCTGATATAATTAACTTTCGTTTTCCACGTGTTGGCTGTTGATTTTGGTTTGCTTCgactttttttattctatgcCCGTTTTCAATATAAGATTCCTGTATTGACTATTaacgattttatttatattatgtttgtatAAAAAGCAGCTGTTCTCAATGAAAACACTAGCAGCCTTTGGCTGAAAGGCAAGAAAATTGGTTAGATCAATCTCCCCCTATCGGTAGCTATGTTATTTTGCTGCGCTAGTATACGGAAAGTAAGCCCCTCCTGTCTACGTTAGAGTTCATTAGTACTTAAGTTATTAAAGTGGGACATAAATATAAACTGGGAAAATAAGTGTCGTTAAAGTGGCGTATACAGCAAATGTAACCTGGGAAAATAAGTGTCGTTAAAGTGGCGTATACGGCAAATGTAACCTGGGAAGATAAGTGTCGTAACATGGGAAAGCGCTACCAAAACCCTTTGTCTTCATAATACATGAGCTTTTCTGTTGTGCGGAACGATAAGCATTTTTTAACTAATTTAAAGTTTTATCATCGACTACTGTAGACTGTAGTGTAGCCTAAGGTTTACAATTAGGCTAGAGTCGTAAGAATGATCTTATCAATACTATTGTAAGGCCAGCTTACCTGTAAGGTAGCCTATTATTTAACTTTCATACCAGTAGCCTACTCGATATTGGAGCTTTTATGCTGTGTTCCTGAGTGACCTTCATAGCCTATGCTTAATACAAAATTCTTACAATAATTTTCTGTAACTTTACTATTACCTTACCAAGATATTTACCAAAATCTCGTGGGTCGGGGAAGGgttagtactgtcagtgcaccgCACAATTTGGACTGTAGGCTAGGCATCatttaaggatctttgcagcgtccctttggtccaTAGCTttaaccccgttcattccttttactgtgcctctgttcagattctttcttccttcttactttcctcctttcctaacaattatttcatagtgaattagcaacgttttcctcctgttaaacctttcaaaccttttcactctcaacttccccttcagcactgaatgacgtcataggtcacGGCGCTGggtcttcggcctaaattttttatgccATTCCACCAAATACAGTAGCACCTCATAACAGATGCAGTTGGGCTTTGGCTTTCTGATGAGGTATCAAAGTCCATTAGGTAACAAACACCCTATATCATTGCCTGCTCCtgattatttgttaaaaatatccTTACAGTTAAAAGCCTGACCTCTACTGACTTGCATTTTACAGTTAACATTCAAATAGATTTGTCTAAAAGTATGTCATGACGACAAGGGTTGCGTAACCAAAAACAATGATGGTAATGTAGCAGATAAATACAGAAGTGTACCGAGATGAGTTCCATAAATTCGGGCGATActtttactgtaatttgtttATGAGTGAGCTACCGATCAGATATTGTTTGTCCTAGTGTATTGCAAGTTAGGATGGTTGGTGTACTTGTAATGTATTGCAATTTTCACCTGGAAATATATGTGAACGGTGCTGAAATCTCTTTGGTTCCTTTATTCTATGTTTCACCAGTTAGGCAAAGTGGAATATTGGAATTCGTGCATTGCTTGAAAAAAGCTGTCTGTTCAGTGAACTTCAGTCATTGTTCCTTTGGTGCATACGTGTAActctttttcttacaaatttaAGCTGATTCATTTGATTATAATGAGCTTCAAACTTCTGACATTCATTTTGATGGCATTAATTAAAAGGTACTGGAACTCCTTATGTCCTACAATTGTGTAAGACCAAGGTGAGAACCAAAGTTTTACAGGTGGGTGATAGTACAAAACAAACGTACAACTGTACTGACAAGGATGTATTCCAACATCATGATAGCCTACTTATGAAAGTTCTGATTATGATTAAGGTAAGGTTTATTGAATGTGTGGTCTTATGGCAAATTGTTACTATAAACCATAATCATATTCTGgagttgaaaatattattttcccatattttagtGTTTGTTTTGAGTGTTAGGCCACTATCTCTACAACTAGACCAGACCCAGTTTTAGAGTGAGAGTTGATTTTTGTGGGACTGAAGACACCTGAAATACTCAGAAGGGAGTGGAAGATTAGCTTGGGCTATTGAGTGgaagcactgggtcctatgaggtcattcagcactgaaacagaaattgacagtaaaaaggtttgaaaggtgtaacgggaggaaaaccttgcagttgcattatgaatcaattgctaggagagggttggaagtaagatagaataaagagaatatgaatggaggtgcaggaaaataaatgaaaggggttgcagctaggggttgaagggacactgcaaagaaccttatgtaatgcctagagtgcaccgacggcactacctcctGCAGAAAATCTAGACTAAGAAACTCTGTCAATATAAGATAatcggtattattttataagttgccaatacaagatatgaaattgtaacctgcattttttgAAGAGAGCACTATATCAAATTACGATTTATAAGGTATGACAATAccaaccccccgccccctccataactaatatggcaaaattgtaacccgTAAACACCCCTATTTTacgtggtattattttatattgacaacttataaaattttaccagatAATCTAGGTGAAAACATAATGGCAGAAGCCTCTTGACCGCAGTTAGATTTTCGGGAGGCTAAATAGCCTAGCCTCCACTAACACCTAGATATAGCCTACCAGTAGAATACTTGTTAGGCTACTggtaaatattcagttttaccaGTATATAGCCCAGCCCATATCCTAGTGGTAGGCTATATCCAGGTGTTAGCAGAGGCTATGTAGCCTCCTGAAAATCTACTTATGGTCAACaggcttttgttattgttatcatctAGATTATCTTGTATTGACATTAgagttttatgtaagtaacttaacCAGTAAATTACATCGCTGTAGTTTCCACTTgacggcagcttgaattttgaaatttgcgataaaacttttttcttctatCTGAGTCAGTGACtaggccccgcccactttctgggaaggagaggaacaactcaTGAAAAGAGCTTCAATTTTGTTTCTGCCATCCTAGAGCTCACATGGTTGTAGGAGagcaacttgttttttttttaattcatcttgTATTTTCACGAATCGGTGAAGTATTTTGACTATTTGCCTTCGGGCACgcatattatttgttattttttggatAATGTCTCATTATTTGGATTTTTGTGTCTGGATTTGTACTTTGCTACATATGCGAACCAGCTTCTCTTATCAGGAATTGCCGATCGCCATACTTGTATccataattatgtcagattctagcacCTCTACTTTCAGATATTGTAGTCAAGGATACAATACCAGGCTTACCAAAGCTTCATATGATTCACACACTACAGTACTTGCTCATCTTGTAGAGGCCGAGTACAGTATGCTCAATTGATCTTACTTGTAGTGAGCGTGCTAACTGGGATCAGATAACTTGGAAAACTTTGTCCTCTCACCTTGCTAAATTAGAAAGGGACAAGAAGAGGAAGGTGGCTTTGAGGGCCAAGAATAAAGCGTCAGGTAATAACTCAACTCCTAAGTTGGTAAGTATGGATGTACCAGTGGTGACCTCACCTATATCAAATGTGTCGTTTGTGTCAAGTCCTGTGCCACCCACTCCCGGCTCTTGCACCCAACCGCTTCTCCGTCGTTGAGGGTAGGATCGATCATAAATTCAGTCTTATAGTAAATACAGTGACTCAGTTAGGAGATTCTGTGCATTTCATTATGGAAAAAATCAGTGGTAAAAGTGCCAGTGCAGTGAGTGTTGAGGTGGTGGCTACCTGTTCCGCCaactctcctaggcaaaggtcactgccagaCTCCCCTAACTTTGGGAAGAtgcatactggaggcccaaggtgGAGAGACGTCTCTCCTCAAGCCCAGGAGTGCCCAGCCCATCATCAGGGCGCCAATGGCATTATTCTAAGGCGTCTCGACCCCTAAAGAGAAGTTCCTCTTATTTGGAGCATTCCCCTCTGCCCTCCAAAAGGTCTAAGGAACCTTTTCAGAGCCCTCAATCCTCTTGCGGCTTCTGGGACAGCCCGGAGCAGCATTCTCTGGATTGTCCACTGTCTGGCCGCCAGTATTTGGCTCCCAGCATTCCAGGCGCCCTTCATCGTCCTCCAGGTATCTGCCCCTTCAAGGAGCGCCGTGTCATCCGAGCCCCCAGTAGCACCCCAGCGCCCTGTAGCGCCCAAATGCCCATTGACACCTGATCTGCCAGAGAGTTATGAGCACCCACTGGCATCCCCATCATCCAAGCGCCCGCTATCAGTTGACTGCTTGGCGCCAACCTGCCCCGAATGCTCGGCACCAATGCCACTTCAACAGGATTCCATTCAGTTGCAGTTGCAGAACATTTTGGATCTTCTTAGGAAACCTCTGCCATCAAAGACTACGTCAGAACAATTGGCTTCTCAGCTGTCATCGGAGGAAGAGGACTTAGCCCAGAAATTGTCTACAACAGAATACGCTGCCATTCTAAAGTATTTTCTTGTAGCCTTCCCAGACTACTACTCACTCGTGGTGCATGCAGCTCTGCAATTGACTTTTATGATAAGCAACCCTGTCCGGGTGCCCCCATCTCCCCCAGATGTTATTGTACTCTCTTTGTCTGTTAGGGGAGCCCTGGATGGTGTGGATTCTTGGCTTGCTGAGAAAAGGAATCAAGAGAATGCCTCCTCCTGTATCCTGCCTTCGCACCTTTCTTGAAGGCAATACCTTTCGTATtctactggagaagctccttccttggaagtggttgcctcctctcaaggggactaaTCAGGTTTAATAGACTCGGTGCGCAGATCAGTCGTCGCTGCAGCTAAGGTTATGTTTTCCAGCATTTGCTAAAGAATCTCTTCCAGACTATGGAGATTGTAACCTTTCTCGGCTGGACAGAGGGAGCTTTAGCGAAAAAAATTCAGGACTTCTCCTGACTGGCCAAGGATCTTTTGTTGGATTGGCTCAGCCGTGTGATTTACTGTGCTGACAAGGCTATTGGAGATGCCTCACAAGAGTTAGTCTCCCTTTTTGTCGTGGGCATCATGAAGAAAAGGGACATCCAGTGTTCATTTACCTCCAAGAATGTCACGTCTTCCCAGAGGTCAGCGCTacttattgcaatacactccctgaacacctgaattagccctggtcacctaccagcccgaactacatccccatagctttaataaactgtcagcgttaccaatgcttacaggagaatcttgtcaaatgagttacctgaagtaccgttggcaacactgctgcaagtcctggCCGAGTGAGGCcaagatccccaattgctttttgttccccatgctgtgtgggtgtgtcccacatcaggcgaacttttggtcatttagcccgacccccatttaagaatttggacatcagatcacgatttggactgttttcaacgcattttctcctggatggattgacaggatttggaacttctctcctgaatttgactttgggatcggtactttggactcgtttggataaatcaaacaagaagacgtcgccgtctgctagcgccgatgcttccactttgtttacatcttcgatgacagagccttcttctgctggagatgctgacgctcatcggcCCTACACATCCTGCAAgtgtaggatgagtaccctcaaacatgatcgacattctgtttgtattttatgtaggaagatatGGTGTAGTATCAGTCAGGTAGGCGGCGAGTCTTGGTTGGTAGATCAGGtggaagaattattaaaaaagttagaggacaagttactagctgaatatgtctagtctatttttctagctttatgactaaattaatggaaactagagataaggatagtagtaatagtggtgTAGattctaatcgttctttttcagcccccctgcctgttccagatccagccctaacgggtgccaggggtcatggagaaccgcaaacctcgaaggtaggatctgccggccccccCGGCTCGGAGCAGGCAATGTTGGCAGctgatttcccccttccctctaaaagcgtaagttttaaggtggatttagaattaggaatcactcagaagggtagaaattctaatttaggaagtattcaggaaaagtagttcaacgtggtcttctttgggttcaggtttggttggggtcgctaatgtttaggtctcatttagatcaatcgttggttttatttcctgcttcgtgttgcacagagcacgaagcaggaagAATTTTCTGaattgataatgtctatcaaaaTAATCAGGGGTGGGGGGAACAGAAgcagtctattttctttgaaatctatggcctcttcggccgctacggaattttcccgtttttcccccttttcttctaagccttcttccattgcccttctcaatcttcttttcggtccgctctttggagggctctcggggtctttgttgcgcatcctgttttcttggcttttaactcagcagagcaaggctttcttgcttcaaccctgtatattagagctcagtggccccctctctctctcttcgaggtcaagggaaggggtactttttacggatccatcatctttatcaccttttgcaaatccggTAGTTTCTCAGGTatccggtctagttgcttctcaggtgtttgcagaggtgtcagcaactccttatttcattccttacggtttcctaactgtaatgtatcctccgcgattcttgcggatgctacggcagtcggcgattcgcctgcgccagcgttcagtgtatcagcaccgatagtttcctaactgtaatgtatcctccgcgattcttgcggatgctacagCAGTCGGCGATTcacctgcgccagcgttcagtgtatcagcaccgatagtttcctaactgtaatgtatcctcctcgattcttgcggatgccacggcagtcggcgattcgcctgcgccagcgttcagtgtatcagcaccgatagtttccgcagcctttccattc encodes the following:
- the LOC136853435 gene encoding ionotropic receptor 21a-like isoform X2 — protein: MTLRAFLIVVFSLNYVFSNAGKTFSRFTNKTTETLLKDGAAVIQAVLTTSPRHSNALLFIVQEKEAESLAVMQVLLRQELSWGYGVFKVSRQANSTQDDFFGLIRHAKKFRQLSWNIMVVVVSEDPKFIKAFADHSLQGRLLVWSSRLLLVTGLPLSSLQSLLKEHWTFSMMNAIVINAEMTLRDIRWNIYNCLPYSTSGAVVVRIASWTNKRGLTPFGNINLFPEKYSNFHGATVNITALTYAPYWTTIKTDNPDGTVTETYKGTDAMLLKAIAGALNFKVYNIPTKNWDEVAQRVTERASFIAPVEHFVFPQRMDRYDYSYAYEFASMAFCASKPKLSPKWEALYYPLADAVWLAVLVVLLIVPVMLFALNRISHSLHQAKRIRTGFVAEVIVGTLLSQPLSKWLPMTASVRVLMTTWLVFAFIIGTVYRGNLTASLTLPKYPPRAETIGDLIKTVDSVISPPYGGEFRAFFLQSDSVEFQTLARLMDVGPTVMEGLQRAADNNEAYLDARRYIELNIAQYFTRADGSTKLYVGRENVMPGLAAWPIPYDAPFRSQLDRLMVAVLEGGLYEKWGVDTLNEARLESQRRQKQLQVQQAAEEKLPTDDEEQIIRSLTITHLQGPFLLLILGLAMAAFSLVGEIVAQNHA
- the LOC136853435 gene encoding ionotropic receptor 21a-like isoform X1, translated to MTLRAFLIVVFSLNYVFSNAGKTFSRFTNKTTETLLKDGAAVIQAVLTTSPRHSNALLFIVQEKEAESLAVMQVLLRQELSWGYGVFKVSRQANSTQDDFFGLIRHAKKFRQLSWNIMVVVVSEDPKFIKAFADHSLQGRLLVWSSRLLLVTGLPLSSLQSLLKEHWTFSMMNAIVINAEMTLRDISRWNIYNCLPYSTSGAVVVRIASWTNKRGLTPFGNINLFPEKYSNFHGATVNITALTYAPYWTTIKTDNPDGTVTETYKGTDAMLLKAIAGALNFKVYNIPTKNWDEVAQRVTERASFIAPVEHFVFPQRMDRYDYSYAYEFASMAFCASKPKLSPKWEALYYPLADAVWLAVLVVLLIVPVMLFALNRISHSLHQAKRIRTGFVAEVIVGTLLSQPLSKWLPMTASVRVLMTTWLVFAFIIGTVYRGNLTASLTLPKYPPRAETIGDLIKTVDSVISPPYGGEFRAFFLQSDSVEFQTLARLMDVGPTVMEGLQRAADNNEAYLDARRYIELNIAQYFTRADGSTKLYVGRENVMPGLAAWPIPYDAPFRSQLDRLMVAVLEGGLYEKWGVDTLNEARLESQRRQKQLQVQQAAEEKLPTDDEEQIIRSLTITHLQGPFLLLILGLAMAAFSLVGEIVAQNHA